CTGTACACAACTTCATCCATGGCAATTCAAAGCTGCTAATGATTTGGCTTGCCTGACGTTCGGCATATCAAAAGTTGCATTAAAGGCATTAACATTATTAGATTTGATTCATACTGATAGTAGAAACTTTGTTCTGAACAAGCTTTTATCTACAGAAGGCCAAGAACTGGTGTTCACCGGTGAAATCGTTGCTATTGTTCAGCCTGGGTCGAATACAACAAATTCCAATTTGATATGGGCTTCTTTTTGGGCAAAGCGAAAGAATGATTTATTGGTTTgtattttccaaaaagttCCATGTGATTACGTTGATGTTTTGTTGAATTTACAGGATTACTCAGTTGATAATATATCAGGTGCTAGTGGACTGTTCTGGAGGGActtaaaaagaaaagacgTGCAGAGTACAGATTCACCAAAGTTTCAAATCGGTACTGAGACTGATAGCGATAGCGATTTAGAAGAACGTTTTAGCAACTCTTTAACACTAAcagaaatgaaaaaatcaaagtcAACAAAtgatatttcttcaaagaaaaaatctgtaAAATTTGCTGATGAAATTCATGATATTAAAGAGTTGAGTCAATCATTAGGACAGTTGATAGAGGACATCATTGCTGGTAAGGTTTTGTCGGTTGATGATGACCTTTTACCGGTACCCATTAGAGTGGCTAATCATATCAACTTTGTTAGATACTTCACTTTGAATGACGCATCGAATAATATTCCTTGTGCTGTGTCGTGCTCAATATTAGAAAATGAactcaaattgaaaattcacAGTTTACCATATCAAGCAGGTCTTTTTGTACTTGATTCTCATACTTTTCAACTAATTAGTTGCAACAAATCAGTATTAAAGAATATGTTCGGTCATCACTTTTCAGAGTTAGCAGGAAAGGATATTTCTGAAATAATTCCATCCTTTAAAACATTGAGTGATTATGTTAATGCTTCTTATCCTGCATTGAATATCACACTTCACAGAAATATCGGGTTGGTTTTAACAGAACACTTCTttagaaaaattcaagctGAGATGACggatgaagttgaagatttttatACTTCAATTGGCATAAATGCACTTCATAGGGACGGTCGCATaataaaaattgattttcaaTTACGCGTGATGAGTTCTAGCGTGATTCTTTTATGGGTCACGCATTCAAGAGATGTTGTGCTGAGAGATTATTCTTCCACTCCATCACAATTGCACATGTTGAAAGAAAACGACCTGGCATATGTAAGCAGTGGCAACAGCTCGGAAACATCATCTAAGCgttcttcttcaaagataTCTATTGATAGATTGAAGGATTTAGCATCCACTGGTATTGAAACATCAACCAGTGCCGATTTTATGAAACGCAATATGACGTCCTCTTCAAGCTCCTCCACACTTGATTGGAACCTTTCTCCTGTGGAGAAAgtcaaacaaaaagaagaagccaaaaaaaCCCAAGAAGAAACGGGTGAAaaggaggaggaggaggaagaagagcCTCCATCTATTCAAGTTGGTGATCCGGAGCTACAAAGGAAGTTGGATTTGGCTAGAATCTATACCAGAAACAAATCCGAATTTGTTAAAGAaggcaatttcaaattagaTGAAGAGCTAATAAAGAGCATAACATCCACTCCTCAGGGTACAGATTCCAACCTATCACTCAACAAGATGGTAAGTGACGGGCAAACCTCTCCCtcagaaaataaaaattcTTCGAGAACGGAGGATTCAGAACCGGTACCACTTTTCTTAACTACTCCCGAAGCTAATATAGGAGCTCAAAAacatatcaagaaattttcagatttcCTAATCTTACAGAAAATGGGCGAGGGTGCATATGGCAAAGTGAACTTGTGTCTTCATAGAAGGGAAAAATATATCGTTGtgataaagatgattttcaaagaaagaattttGGTCGATACTTGGGTCAGGGATAGGAAATTAGGTACGATCCCATCTGAGATTCAAATAATGGCTgcattgaataaaaatccggatgaaaatattttacgTTTACTGGATTTCTTTGAGGACGACGATTACTACTATATCGAAACACCGGTGCATGGTGAAACAGGTTGCATTGATCTTTTCGACCTAATTGAACTCAAAACTAATATAACTGAATTGGAAGTTAAACTAATTTTCAAGCAAGTTGTGTCTAGTGTCAAACATTTGCATGATCAGGGAATAGTTCACAGAGATATCAAGGATGAGAATGTAATTGTGGATTCTAAGGGTTTTGTCAAGTTAATCGATTTTGGCTCTGCTGCTTACGTTAAAAGTGGACCATTTGACGTCTTCGTTGGCACAATTGATTATGCCGCCCCCGAGGTCCTAGGCGGTGAACCATATGAAGGAAAGCCTCAGGACATCTGGGCGATTGGTGTTTTGTTGTATActattgttttcaaagagaatcCATTTTATAATATCGATGAAATTCTGGAAGGCACTCCCAAATTTGATAGTAATATTGACGAAAGTGAAGAGTGTATTGATTTgatcaaaagaatactGAACAAGTGTCCACCAAAACGACCTTccattgatgaaatatataatgATAAATGGCTACAGTTTTAACTGAACATGAAGCTCTCTCTACTAGCATTCacactcttttcattttcactttGAGGGTTTTTTTGGTATAGCATTTCTAAAGTTTTAATCATATGGCATGATCGCGGAATCTTGTTTAATGCAACTGTTAATTCAAATGAtgtttgtttttattttttaagtTTAGTCAAgaataaatatatatcaaaaaatcttatttgaaaaaatgaaaaaaaaaagaataagtGACCAGAAGCCGTTTCATGCCTAAAAAGGGCTGGGAGTGAAGTTTATGGAGATGTACTTTATTCTCAATATGTCATACCAATCCTTGCACAATAAAACTTGCTTAAAACTGCCGCTGGGCTATGAAATTATGTTCTtaattattgaaattgcaaTGTATTGCGAGcatctgataaaaaataacaCCCGCCCTCGTTTTTAGACTGTTCATTTTATGCATTCTTTCCTTGATCTTTCATTATTGGGACTTTTCACCCATAAGAAATATTTACACAAAATGTAAACAAAGAACCTTATGCGAAGAAAGAAGGTAGAAGATGGTCGCATTAGAGACTAACGGTAACAGCTACATACATAATGGTGGTGAAACTGCATTAGAAGATGTACTGAAGCACGATTTTTTTGGTACTCCTTCTTTTCTCACTGATGCCGGCAGCGATGACACTGCTAAATATGGTGAGTGTCTGACATTATTTGTTCAAGGTGATAGCTCGAGGTGTCTAGAAGAGATGCATAAGCACGACTGGCTCAATCTAAATACGTTGAGAAATAATCGCCAAGTTTCAAACCTGTTTTTAGGTGCCTTTGAAACTGTGCCTGATTCATTGATTTTTAGTACCCGTTTGCGGGAGTCGATAAAGCAAGTTTTGACTGGCGATATAACTACGATTTTCGCTGACACCAGTGAGCTGCTAGATCCATCTCACCTATTGGAAATAAATCAGTATTATATTTGTTGCGCCAAGCTTTTTCGTACCGATGGGTCAAAATTTCAGACAGAGACTGGATTTCTTGAGTCAAGAGTGAGGAAGACAATTCTAGATTTTGCCTCAGAATTGCAAGACCCACCCAATCATGAAACAATTGCAGATTTACACAAGCTTGTGGAAATTTATGTTTTCGAGATCCAAGTTGgtcttcaaaagattaaGCCTTCGACATCTTTGTACTTCAGGCTTTGTGAAGATGTACCGAAATTAGCTGCccattttcaagaaacgATTGATACTCACTGTGGCAAGTCAATCGAAAATTTAATACTTGATCAGTTAAAACACAAACAGAAAGTCAATACAAATGGTACAAGGCATCACAATCACCAACACCATGATCGTAGGACTCAGAGTGCTAGTGATGCAACTGTCTCCCCTAATTCATCTGGGATTGCTTCAACCGCCGCTACAAATGCAAGAGCAGAGTCTGCAGAAGAACCTGCTCCGAGCTCTCAGCTCACAACGGTTTTAGGAGTAATAAAGAGGCggcttcatttttttcagaacaTCCATTTTTCACATCAAACAATTTTGATTATTCTTCTAATGCTGCTAATATCGAATAAGAGTCTACTTAAATTAGcccattttccaaaatgcATTACTGAAATGTATAAAAGAGTGTCACCACAACTGGCAAGTCTGTTAAGACTGCTCTCTAGTATATAGATCAAAATCTGGTCAATACGGACATGAACGTCACGAAGAACGACACTGTTACCCTGTGTAACCATAAGGACTTTCCGTCAAGGAACAGGGACAACAAAATGAAGCTAAATGAACAAATCAACAAGTTTTCCCTTCACAAAATACGTTGTGTACGAGGACCCTTGGATAAACTGTGTGAAGGCTAGAGCGCCTCTATAAGTGACTTAATATTTCACATTAGTAAATTGGAGAAAGTGCTACATCCAAGAAGGCCCAATTGACAGTAATTTACTTCgttttgattcttttacGCCCTAGATTTAAGgttcaaaaacaacaaagaTGGCTGcagaaaatgcaaaaagCAAGGATCTTTATCCACTAGCTTTGTTAATGGACGAGCTTAAGCATGACGATATCGCCAACAGGGTTGAGGCAATGAAGAAACTTGATACAATTGCTATTGCATTGGGTTCACAGAGGACTAGGGAAGAATTGATTCCATTCTTGGTAGAAGTAGCGCAAGATGACGAGGACGAAGTTTTTGCTGTTCTCGCAGAAGAACTGGGTAAATTCGTTCCGTACGTGGGTGGTCCGGAGTATGCCACTATATTGCTACCCCCTTTAGAAATTTTAGCATCTACGGAGGAAACGCTGGTCAGAGATAAAGCGGTTGATTCACTAAATGCTGTCGCGCAAGAACTTTCACAAGACCAACTGTTTCATGACTTCATACCCTTAATCGAACATTTAGCAACAGCCGACTGGTTTTCgtcaaaagtttcatcatgtggtcttttcaaatcagtTATTGTTAGAGTAAAGGACGATTCTTTGAGGAAAGACCTTTTGGCTTTATACCTTCAGTTAGTCGAAGATGATACCCCAATGGTCAGAAGAACGGCAGCAAAAAATTTACCTGTAATAATTGATCTTCTTACACAAAATCCAGGTTTATCTACTAATGAGGATTGGgattatatttcaaatatgtttcaaaaaatcattaatGATACCCAAGATTCAGTGAAGTTTTTAACAGTCAGCTGTTTaatttcaatcttgaaatttttcaacacaAAGGGTGATCATTCACATACCAGAGATCTTCTAGACTCTGCAACAAAATTGATAGGTGATGAAGCGTGGAGAGTTCGTTATATGgctgctgaaaaatttgatgatttaGCGTCGCAATTCGCGCAAAACGATGAGTACATTGCGGAATTAATTCAAccttttttaaatctttgTGAAGACAACGAAAGTGATGTAAGGAAAGCTGTTGCTAAGCAAATCCCAGGTTTTGCGAAACTTTTGAAGGATCCATCCatagttctttcaaaagtagTACCAGCTGTTCAAAGCTTAAGTATGGATGAAAGTGAAGGTGTCAGAGCCTCTTTAGCTCTAACTGTGACGAACCTTGTTACTTTGATGTCCAAGGAGGAGGCAATCGATCATATGTTACcaattttgttgaacatGCTAAAGGATGAGTTTCCA
This Zygotorulaspora mrakii chromosome 5, complete sequence DNA region includes the following protein-coding sequences:
- the PSK1 gene encoding serine/threonine protein kinase PSK1 (similar to Saccharomyces cerevisiae PSK1 (YAL017W) and PSK2 (YOL045W); ancestral locus Anc_7.86) yields the protein MPYIGASAISQSSFKSLKEQHFAKGASPSRNSSKQSSICEESDAESIRSNTPDTTADTSSNDTGYDIPLEQGVRTEAKRTQSVSPTVSCRSECETNEVSALPNESTHAYSYNPLSPNSLAVRLSILKRSLEILIRNPNMLGDSKYESNSFNTDKEQCEMKKKNRKNNNANVMQQKFSAHSAALNAFVSSTTASANASSTSSGTASGIQSPGAAVSRTASSIIPFKGVGANATTHLHRPSSLAYISHNSKNERKGEIYYNRINASSSMDVINSQRADLEGLLELLNKTLENNTSERATDLHMISLLNIDKLILGKTESNGRRSSQAQLKVLQLKKTLLDSLAEPFFEHFNSQEGQGAEEMKELNHEIDTIPGLKLDANKVAMSSIRPQQDYGRILHTFTSGKNIAPQAIFTCTQLHPWQFKAANDLACLTFGISKVALKALTLLDLIHTDSRNFVLNKLLSTEGQELVFTGEIVAIVQPGSNTTNSNLIWASFWAKRKNDLLVCIFQKVPCDYVDVLLNLQDYSVDNISGASGLFWRDLKRKDVQSTDSPKFQIGTETDSDSDLEERFSNSLTLTEMKKSKSTNDISSKKKSVKFADEIHDIKELSQSLGQLIEDIIAGKVLSVDDDLLPVPIRVANHINFVRYFTLNDASNNIPCAVSCSILENELKLKIHSLPYQAGLFVLDSHTFQLISCNKSVLKNMFGHHFSELAGKDISEIIPSFKTLSDYVNASYPALNITLHRNIGLVLTEHFFRKIQAEMTDEVEDFYTSIGINALHRDGRIIKIDFQLRVMSSSVILLWVTHSRDVVLRDYSSTPSQLHMLKENDLAYVSSGNSSETSSKRSSSKISIDRLKDLASTGIETSTSADFMKRNMTSSSSSSTLDWNLSPVEKVKQKEEAKKTQEETGEKEEEEEEEPPSIQVGDPELQRKLDLARIYTRNKSEFVKEGNFKLDEELIKSITSTPQGTDSNLSLNKMVSDGQTSPSENKNSSRTEDSEPVPLFLTTPEANIGAQKHIKKFSDFLILQKMGEGAYGKVNLCLHRREKYIVVIKMIFKERILVDTWVRDRKLGTIPSEIQIMAALNKNPDENILRLLDFFEDDDYYYIETPVHGETGCIDLFDLIELKTNITELEVKLIFKQVVSSVKHLHDQGIVHRDIKDENVIVDSKGFVKLIDFGSAAYVKSGPFDVFVGTIDYAAPEVLGGEPYEGKPQDIWAIGVLLYTIVFKENPFYNIDEILEGTPKFDSNIDESEECIDLIKRILNKCPPKRPSIDEIYNDKWLQF
- the PEX15 gene encoding Pex15p (similar to Saccharomyces cerevisiae PEX15 (YOL044W); ancestral locus Anc_7.87), which translates into the protein MVALETNGNSYIHNGGETALEDVLKHDFFGTPSFLTDAGSDDTAKYGECLTLFVQGDSSRCLEEMHKHDWLNLNTLRNNRQVSNLFLGAFETVPDSLIFSTRLRESIKQVLTGDITTIFADTSELLDPSHLLEINQYYICCAKLFRTDGSKFQTETGFLESRVRKTILDFASELQDPPNHETIADLHKLVEIYVFEIQVGLQKIKPSTSLYFRLCEDVPKLAAHFQETIDTHCGKSIENLILDQLKHKQKVNTNGTRHHNHQHHDRRTQSASDATVSPNSSGIASTAATNARAESAEEPAPSSQLTTVLGVIKRRLHFFQNIHFSHQTILIILLMLLISNKSLLKLAHFPKCITEMYKRVSPQLASLLRLLSSI
- the TPD3 gene encoding protein phosphatase 2A structural subunit TPD3 (similar to Saccharomyces cerevisiae TPD3 (YAL016W); ancestral locus Anc_7.88) gives rise to the protein MAAENAKSKDLYPLALLMDELKHDDIANRVEAMKKLDTIAIALGSQRTREELIPFLVEVAQDDEDEVFAVLAEELGKFVPYVGGPEYATILLPPLEILASTEETLVRDKAVDSLNAVAQELSQDQLFHDFIPLIEHLATADWFSSKVSSCGLFKSVIVRVKDDSLRKDLLALYLQLVEDDTPMVRRTAAKNLPVIIDLLTQNPGLSTNEDWDYISNMFQKIINDTQDSVKFLTVSCLISILKFFNTKGDHSHTRDLLDSATKLIGDEAWRVRYMAAEKFDDLASQFAQNDEYIAELIQPFLNLCEDNESDVRKAVAKQIPGFAKLLKDPSIVLSKVVPAVQSLSMDESEGVRASLALTVTNLVTLMSKEEAIDHMLPILLNMLKDEFPDVRLNIIANLKVVNDVIGVDLLSESLLPAITELAKDVNWRVRMAIIEYIPILAEQLGVQFFDQQLSDLCLSWLWDTVFSIREAAVANLKKLTEIFGSDWCRDEIILKLLKFDSQLLENFVYRFTLLSALTALVPVVSMEVVSDQILPFVSHLADDAVPNIRFNVSKSLAAIVEKLRKDKPTYDETIKKSIMPLLDRLVKDDDFDVQYFSKISLEECKKLLE